A window of Roseovarius sp. THAF27 contains these coding sequences:
- a CDS encoding DUF3429 domain-containing protein gives MNEIPRTPLILALAGLLPFLWSALTVLWPDLAIWTQRVVGPRFVGPYVGLFYGAVILSFMSGVLWGFATRMTGPSATTGYVLSVIPALWVFFTQGGGAYKAGIMLIVGFAGILALDWLFWRDGVAPNWWMRLRLVITAVVVLCLVIGLTQ, from the coding sequence GTGAACGAGATCCCCCGCACACCCCTGATCCTGGCACTGGCCGGCCTGCTGCCGTTCCTGTGGAGCGCGCTGACCGTGCTCTGGCCCGATCTGGCGATCTGGACCCAGCGCGTGGTCGGTCCCCGCTTCGTCGGTCCTTACGTGGGGCTGTTCTACGGCGCGGTGATCCTCAGCTTCATGTCCGGGGTGCTCTGGGGGTTTGCCACGCGCATGACCGGCCCCTCGGCCACCACCGGCTATGTGCTTTCGGTCATTCCCGCGCTCTGGGTGTTCTTCACCCAAGGCGGCGGCGCCTACAAGGCCGGGATCATGCTGATCGTCGGCTTCGCCGGCATCCTCGCGCTGGACTGGCTGTTCTGGCGCGACGGGGTGGCGCCGAACTGGTGGATGCGCCTGCGCCTGGTCATCACCGCCGTGGTCGTGCTCTGCCTCGTGATCGGCCTCACGCAATGA
- the ispH gene encoding 4-hydroxy-3-methylbut-2-enyl diphosphate reductase, protein MTKPPLTLYLAAPRGFCAGVDRAIKIVEMALGKWGAPVYVRHEIVHNKYVVDDLRAKGAVFVEELDECPDDRPVIFSAHGVPKAVPAEAASREMVYVDATCPLVSKVHIEAERHAANGLQIIMIGHAGHPETIGTMGQLPTGDVLLVETPEDVGRVEVRDPARLAFVTQTTLSVDDTADIVQALQARFPDIVGPHKEDICYATTNRQEAVKAMAEKAEAMLVVGAPNSSNSKRLVEVGARAGCSYAQLVQRAADIDWRALDGITTMGITAGASAPEVLINEVIDAFRDRFDVTIEQVETAQENVEFKVPRVLREPA, encoded by the coding sequence ATGACCAAACCGCCCCTCACCCTCTATCTCGCAGCCCCGCGCGGCTTTTGCGCCGGGGTCGACCGCGCCATCAAGATCGTCGAGATGGCACTCGGGAAATGGGGCGCGCCGGTCTATGTCCGGCACGAGATCGTGCATAACAAGTACGTGGTGGACGACCTGCGCGCCAAGGGCGCGGTCTTCGTCGAAGAGCTCGACGAATGCCCCGACGACCGCCCGGTGATCTTTTCGGCGCATGGCGTGCCCAAGGCGGTCCCGGCCGAGGCCGCGTCGCGCGAAATGGTCTATGTCGATGCGACCTGCCCGCTTGTCTCCAAGGTCCATATCGAGGCCGAGCGCCATGCCGCGAACGGGCTGCAGATCATCATGATCGGCCATGCCGGCCACCCCGAGACCATCGGCACGATGGGCCAGCTGCCCACCGGCGACGTGTTGCTCGTCGAAACGCCCGAAGACGTGGGCCGGGTCGAGGTGCGCGATCCCGCGCGTCTCGCCTTCGTGACGCAGACCACGCTGTCGGTCGACGACACCGCCGATATCGTCCAGGCGCTCCAGGCCCGCTTCCCCGACATCGTCGGCCCCCACAAGGAAGACATCTGCTATGCCACCACCAACCGGCAGGAGGCGGTAAAGGCGATGGCCGAAAAGGCCGAGGCGATGCTGGTCGTGGGCGCGCCCAACTCCTCCAACTCCAAACGCCTGGTCGAGGTCGGCGCCCGCGCGGGCTGTTCCTACGCGCAGCTGGTGCAGCGCGCCGCGGATATCGACTGGCGCGCGCTGGACGGCATCACCACCATGGGCATCACGGCAGGCGCTTCGGCACCCGAAGTGCTGATCAACGAGGTCATCGACGCCTTTCGCGACCGTTTCGACGTGACCATCGAACAGGTCGAAACCGCGCAGGAAAACGTCGAATTCAAGGTCCCACGGGTCCTGCGCGAACCCGCCTGA
- a CDS encoding phosphatidate cytidylyltransferase translates to MNETHADFLTLLAGIIGILIVASGIGYVLKQRIAPDGSNATIENLNARILAWWGMTAFLAVAFLAGRGGVIALFAFTSFAALREFVTLTTRRASDHWAIACAFFVILPAQYWLIWDEWYGMWSLLIPVYAFLILPIIAVLQGDSRNFLVRISQMQWALMICVFCASHVPALLFLDIPGFEARNVLLIAFLIVVVQLSDVLQYTWGKLFGRHPVAPSLSPSKTWEGLIGGVASATLIGTALFWITPFTPLQAAGMSLVITLAGFFGGLVMSAIKRDRGVKDWGHMIAGHGGFIDRLDSVVFSAPLFFHLTRYYWSLT, encoded by the coding sequence ATGAACGAAACGCACGCGGATTTCCTGACCCTGCTGGCGGGCATAATCGGCATCCTCATCGTCGCCAGCGGGATCGGCTACGTGCTCAAGCAGCGCATCGCGCCGGATGGCTCCAACGCCACCATCGAGAACCTCAACGCCCGCATCCTTGCCTGGTGGGGCATGACGGCGTTTCTCGCCGTTGCCTTCCTCGCCGGGCGAGGCGGCGTGATCGCGCTTTTCGCCTTCACCTCCTTCGCCGCCCTGCGCGAATTCGTGACGCTGACCACCCGCCGCGCGTCCGACCACTGGGCCATCGCCTGCGCCTTCTTCGTGATCCTGCCGGCGCAATACTGGCTCATCTGGGACGAATGGTACGGCATGTGGTCGCTCTTGATCCCGGTCTACGCCTTCCTCATCCTGCCCATCATCGCGGTGTTGCAGGGCGACAGCCGCAATTTCCTGGTCCGCATCAGCCAGATGCAATGGGCGCTGATGATCTGCGTCTTCTGCGCCAGCCACGTGCCCGCGCTCCTCTTCCTCGACATCCCCGGTTTCGAGGCGCGCAACGTCCTGCTCATCGCCTTCCTCATCGTGGTGGTCCAGCTGTCGGACGTCCTGCAATACACCTGGGGCAAGCTCTTCGGCCGCCATCCCGTCGCGCCCTCGCTTTCGCCCTCCAAGACCTGGGAAGGGCTCATCGGCGGCGTCGCCTCGGCCACGCTGATCGGCACCGCGCTTTTCTGGATCACGCCGTTCACACCCTTGCAGGCGGCGGGCATGTCGCTCGTCATCACGCTCGCCGGGTTCTTCGGCGGGCTGGTCATGTCGGCCATCAAGCGTGATCGGGGCGTCAAGGACTGGGGCCACATGATCGCCGGTCACGGCGGCTTCATCGACCGCCTCGATTCCGTCGTCTTCTCGGCCCCGCTCTTCTTTCACCTGACCCGGTACTACTGGTCGCTGACGTGA
- the def gene encoding peptide deformylase: MAVRPFVPWPDKRLRTAADPVEAVTDAERAIWDDMIDTMDAMPGVGLAAVQIGVMQRLAVVDASDARGQAVRMANPEILHASAQTRDHDEASPNLPGVHARISRPRAVTVRFLNAESEVEERDFVGLWATSVQHQVDHLNGRMYFHRLSKVKRDMLLRRAAKQR; this comes from the coding sequence GTGGCCGTACGCCCTTTCGTGCCCTGGCCGGACAAGCGGTTGCGCACGGCCGCCGACCCTGTCGAGGCGGTCACGGATGCCGAGCGCGCGATCTGGGACGACATGATCGACACCATGGATGCGATGCCGGGCGTGGGCCTGGCCGCCGTGCAGATCGGGGTGATGCAGCGGCTGGCGGTGGTCGATGCCAGCGATGCGCGCGGACAGGCGGTGCGCATGGCGAACCCCGAGATCCTGCATGCCAGCGCGCAGACGCGCGACCATGACGAGGCCAGCCCGAACCTGCCCGGCGTGCACGCGAGGATCAGCCGCCCCCGCGCCGTGACCGTCCGGTTCCTGAACGCGGAAAGCGAGGTCGAGGAGCGGGATTTCGTCGGGCTTTGGGCCACCAGCGTGCAGCACCAGGTCGATCATCTGAACGGGAGGATGTATTTTCATCGGTTGAGCAAGGTGAAGCGCGACATGCTGTTGCGCCGCGCGGCCAAGCAACGCTGA
- a CDS encoding GlsB/YeaQ/YmgE family stress response membrane protein — MGLIYLVIIGAVAGYLATRIMRIDADPLMTIGIGVAGALLGGLILQGILAFLGLLGGIIGAVLGALVLIWGYQAYKARK; from the coding sequence ATGGGACTGATCTATCTCGTCATCATCGGAGCCGTGGCCGGGTATCTTGCCACGCGCATCATGCGGATCGACGCCGATCCGCTGATGACCATCGGGATCGGCGTGGCGGGCGCCTTGCTGGGCGGGTTGATCCTGCAAGGCATCCTGGCGTTTCTGGGCCTGCTGGGCGGCATCATCGGCGCGGTGCTGGGGGCGCTGGTGCTGATCTGGGGCTACCAGGCGTATAAGGCGCGGAAATAG
- a CDS encoding 1-acyl-sn-glycerol-3-phosphate acyltransferase, translated as MTRSFLAWLTGSAITTFARLITAVRAVWDGSEPEPVQRVYFANHTSNGDFILIWTVLPPNLRRGTRPVAGADYWLKSPLKTFIGRDVFNAVLIDRNNETRNEDPMKLILEGLDTGASLIIFPEGTRNTTDKPLLPFKSGLYNISDARPEVDLVPVWIDNLNDVMPKGKLVPIPLLCTVTFGAPIRVAPGEERKDFLKRAETALLALAPADDTQAEEARA; from the coding sequence GTGACACGCAGCTTCCTTGCCTGGTTGACCGGCAGCGCCATCACCACCTTCGCGCGGCTTATCACGGCCGTTCGCGCCGTATGGGACGGCTCCGAGCCCGAACCCGTCCAGCGGGTCTATTTCGCGAACCACACATCCAACGGCGATTTCATACTGATCTGGACGGTCCTGCCCCCGAACCTGCGCCGCGGGACACGCCCTGTTGCCGGCGCGGATTACTGGCTCAAATCCCCGCTCAAGACCTTCATCGGCCGCGATGTCTTCAACGCGGTCCTGATCGACCGCAACAACGAGACCCGGAACGAGGACCCGATGAAGCTCATCCTCGAAGGGCTCGACACCGGCGCCTCGCTCATCATCTTCCCCGAGGGCACGCGCAACACCACCGACAAACCCCTCCTGCCGTTCAAGAGCGGGCTCTACAACATCTCCGACGCCCGCCCAGAGGTGGACCTGGTCCCGGTCTGGATCGACAACCTCAACGACGTCATGCCCAAGGGCAAGCTGGTGCCGATCCCGCTTCTGTGCACCGTCACCTTCGGTGCGCCAATCCGCGTCGCGCCAGGCGAGGAGCGCAAGGATTTCCTCAAGCGGGCCGAAACCGCCCTCTTGGCGCTCGCCCCGGCCGATGACACACAGGCAGAGGAGGCCCGGGCATGA
- the fmt gene encoding methionyl-tRNA formyltransferase gives MRLVFMGTPDFSVPVLEALVEAGHEIAAVYCQPPRPAGRGKKDRPSPVQARAEALGLTVRHPVSLKGEDEQEAFAGLDADVAVVVAYGLILPQAILDAPRHGCLNIHASLLPRWRGAAPIHRAIMAGDDKTGVCIMQMEAGLDTGPVLLRQETPIGTEETTGTLHDRLSRMGAETITTALGRLKDLTPEPQPEIGVTYADKIDKAEARIDWTRPAEEVDRQIRGLSPFPGAWTDHDGTRIKFLASRIGAGSGAPGEVLDDALTIACGSGAVQVLRLQKAGRGPQGTAEFLRGMALPEGTRL, from the coding sequence ATGCGCCTCGTTTTCATGGGAACGCCCGACTTCTCGGTGCCGGTGCTCGAGGCGCTGGTCGAGGCGGGACACGAGATTGCCGCGGTTTACTGCCAGCCGCCGAGGCCCGCGGGGCGGGGCAAGAAAGATCGCCCCAGCCCGGTGCAGGCGCGGGCTGAGGCGCTGGGGCTGACGGTGCGCCACCCGGTCAGCCTGAAAGGCGAAGATGAGCAAGAGGCCTTCGCCGGCCTCGATGCGGACGTGGCCGTGGTCGTGGCCTATGGATTGATCCTGCCGCAAGCCATTCTGGATGCGCCGCGGCATGGCTGCCTCAATATCCATGCCAGCCTGCTGCCGCGCTGGCGCGGGGCGGCGCCGATCCACCGCGCGATCATGGCGGGGGATGACAAGACCGGGGTCTGCATCATGCAGATGGAGGCGGGGCTGGATACGGGCCCGGTGCTGTTGCGGCAGGAAACACCGATCGGCACGGAGGAAACCACGGGGACGCTGCATGATCGTTTGTCCCGCATGGGGGCCGAGACGATCACGACGGCGCTCGGGCGACTGAAGGATCTGACGCCCGAGCCGCAGCCGGAGATCGGCGTCACCTATGCCGACAAGATCGACAAGGCCGAGGCGCGGATCGACTGGACGCGCCCCGCAGAGGAGGTCGACCGGCAAATCCGTGGTCTCTCCCCTTTCCCCGGCGCATGGACTGATCACGACGGCACGCGCATCAAGTTTCTCGCCTCGCGGATCGGCGCGGGCAGCGGTGCGCCCGGCGAGGTGCTCGACGACGCGCTGACAATTGCCTGCGGCAGCGGTGCGGTCCAGGTCCTGCGCCTGCAGAAGGCCGGACGTGGCCCCCAGGGGACGGCGGAGTTCCTGCGCGGCATGGCGCTACCCGAGGGCACCCGCCTCTGA
- a CDS encoding CDP-alcohol phosphatidyltransferase family protein, with product MTDTRRPLNSRDTGWARRTARWLSRTSLTPNRISQGSILFAALACLAFWASAHTGTTAAIVLLLLAALGCQLRLLCNLFDGMVAVEGGKSEPDGPFWNEAPDRADDLLILTGAGLATGQLALGLLGGALAIATAYIRELGRAEGLGSDFSGPFAKPQRMAAITAGAVLSAIELGLFETRHALLVALIVTALGTGFTALARSVRLIRTLKHRARDMSDT from the coding sequence ATGACCGACACCCGCCGCCCCCTGAACAGCCGCGACACCGGCTGGGCGCGCCGCACCGCCCGCTGGCTCAGCCGCACGTCGCTGACCCCCAACCGCATCAGCCAGGGCTCCATCCTCTTCGCGGCGCTGGCCTGCCTCGCCTTCTGGGCCTCCGCCCACACGGGTACGACCGCCGCCATCGTCCTGCTGCTTCTCGCCGCGCTCGGCTGTCAGCTGCGCCTGCTCTGCAATCTTTTCGACGGGATGGTCGCCGTCGAGGGCGGCAAGTCCGAACCCGACGGCCCCTTCTGGAACGAGGCCCCGGACCGCGCCGACGACCTGCTGATCCTGACCGGCGCGGGGCTGGCCACCGGGCAACTCGCGCTCGGCCTGCTGGGCGGCGCGTTGGCCATCGCCACCGCCTATATCCGCGAACTCGGCCGGGCCGAGGGGCTGGGCTCGGATTTCTCGGGCCCCTTCGCCAAGCCGCAGCGCATGGCCGCGATCACCGCCGGTGCGGTCCTGTCGGCCATCGAACTGGGACTTTTTGAGACGCGCCACGCCCTGCTTGTCGCGCTGATCGTGACCGCGCTTGGCACCGGATTCACGGCTCTCGCCCGCTCCGTCCGTCTAATCCGCACGCTGAAACACCGGGCGCGCGACATGTCTGACACTTGA
- a CDS encoding trimeric intracellular cation channel family protein, which yields MTALFLLDHASVLIFALTGALVASRAQLDVVGFAFIACLTAVGGGTVRDVLLDRNPIFWIANPSFIATACAAALLIFFTAHLFESRYRLLLWLDSLALAVAVPAGVGTALAMAQPLPIVMIMGMVTGCLGGLLRDVVCNEVPLVLKQGELYVTAAFAGSLAAVAVSLVTRQELFILIACAGVTWALRAGSLAFGWRLPVYRSRPPRA from the coding sequence ATGACGGCGCTCTTTCTGCTCGATCACGCCTCGGTGCTGATTTTCGCTCTGACCGGCGCGCTGGTCGCCTCCCGCGCGCAGCTCGACGTCGTGGGCTTCGCCTTCATCGCCTGCCTCACGGCGGTCGGCGGCGGTACGGTGCGCGACGTGCTTCTGGATCGCAACCCGATCTTCTGGATCGCCAATCCCAGCTTCATCGCCACCGCCTGCGCCGCAGCACTTCTGATCTTCTTCACCGCGCATCTCTTTGAGAGCCGGTACCGCCTGCTTCTGTGGCTCGACAGCCTCGCGCTTGCGGTGGCCGTCCCCGCCGGCGTCGGCACCGCGCTGGCCATGGCGCAGCCCTTGCCGATCGTTATGATCATGGGGATGGTAACCGGCTGCCTTGGCGGGCTGCTGCGTGACGTGGTCTGCAACGAGGTGCCGCTGGTGCTGAAACAGGGCGAACTCTACGTCACCGCCGCATTCGCCGGATCGCTGGCTGCCGTGGCGGTATCGCTGGTCACGCGGCAGGAGCTTTTCATTCTGATCGCCTGCGCCGGCGTCACCTGGGCCCTGCGCGCGGGCTCGCTGGCCTTCGGCTGGCGCCTGCCGGTCTACCGCTCGCGCCCGCCGCGGGCCTGA
- the def gene encoding peptide deformylase yields MLRPILIHPDPRLKKVCAPVPDLSDDLRALADDMLETMYDAPGIGLAAPQVGVMDRLIVLDCSKDDEAGEPPRPLVMFNPEVVAGSDEKNVYEEGCLSIPDQFAEVTRPKVVDVRWIDRDGNERSDTFDGLWATCVQHEIDHLNGKLFIDYLGPMKRQLITRKMQKLKREMARG; encoded by the coding sequence ATGCTGCGACCGATCCTGATCCATCCCGACCCGCGCCTGAAAAAGGTGTGCGCGCCCGTTCCGGACCTGAGCGACGATTTGCGCGCTCTGGCCGACGACATGCTGGAGACGATGTACGACGCGCCGGGCATCGGCCTCGCCGCGCCGCAGGTGGGCGTCATGGACCGGCTGATCGTGCTGGATTGTTCTAAGGACGACGAGGCCGGCGAGCCGCCGCGCCCGCTGGTGATGTTCAATCCCGAGGTGGTGGCCGGTTCGGACGAAAAGAACGTTTACGAGGAAGGCTGCCTGTCGATCCCCGACCAGTTCGCCGAGGTGACGCGCCCCAAGGTCGTGGATGTCAGGTGGATCGACCGTGACGGGAACGAACGGTCCGACACGTTCGACGGGCTTTGGGCGACCTGCGTGCAGCACGAGATCGACCATCTGAACGGCAAGCTGTTCATAGATTACCTCGGCCCGATGAAACGGCAGTTGATCACGCGCAAGATGCAGAAGCTGAAGCGTGAAATGGCGCGGGGCTAG
- the rnhA gene encoding ribonuclease HI codes for MTELFAYTDGACSGNPGPGGWGALLQAKDGETVVKERELSGGEAETTNNRMELLAAITALETLSKPTRITIVTDSAYVKNGVTGWIHGWKRNGWKTSNKKPVKNVDLWQRLDAAAQRHDVTWEWVKGHAGHPENERADELARAGMAPFKPGKSRE; via the coding sequence ATGACTGAGCTCTTCGCCTATACCGACGGCGCCTGTTCCGGCAATCCCGGCCCCGGCGGCTGGGGCGCGCTGCTCCAGGCTAAGGACGGCGAGACCGTCGTCAAGGAGCGCGAACTCAGCGGCGGTGAAGCCGAGACCACCAACAACCGGATGGAACTGCTCGCGGCCATCACCGCGCTCGAGACGCTCTCGAAACCGACGCGCATCACCATCGTCACCGACAGCGCCTATGTGAAGAACGGCGTCACCGGCTGGATTCACGGCTGGAAGCGCAACGGCTGGAAAACCTCGAACAAGAAGCCGGTCAAGAATGTCGATCTCTGGCAACGTCTCGATGCCGCGGCCCAGCGCCACGACGTCACCTGGGAATGGGTCAAGGGCCATGCCGGCCACCCGGAAAACGAACGCGCTGACGAGTTGGCCCGCGCGGGCATGGCCCCCTTCAAGCCCGGCAAGTCCCGCGAATGA
- a CDS encoding class I SAM-dependent methyltransferase produces MSHDDQTIRVYGSEAARYADVTKDAGKDPVLRLFLDNLAPGSSILDLGCGPGIASGIMAAEGHAVTATDATPEMVALAEAQPGVTARLAKFDDIDEVAAYDAIWANFSLLHAPRADLPRHLAALVTALRPGGLFHIGMKTGTGEHRDTLGRLYTYVTETELAGLLRAAGLHPVETRTGADTGLDGSVAEWVTILARKPADD; encoded by the coding sequence ATGAGCCACGACGACCAGACCATCCGGGTCTACGGGTCCGAGGCCGCGCGTTATGCCGACGTGACGAAGGACGCGGGCAAGGACCCGGTGCTGCGCCTCTTTCTCGACAACCTCGCCCCCGGCAGCAGCATCCTCGACCTCGGCTGCGGCCCCGGCATCGCTTCGGGCATCATGGCCGCCGAGGGTCACGCGGTCACGGCCACCGACGCCACGCCGGAAATGGTCGCCCTCGCAGAGGCGCAACCGGGCGTGACCGCCCGTCTCGCGAAATTCGACGATATCGATGAAGTCGCGGCCTATGACGCGATCTGGGCGAATTTCTCGCTCCTGCACGCGCCCCGCGCCGACCTGCCCCGCCATCTGGCCGCCCTCGTGACCGCGCTGAGACCCGGCGGACTTTTTCACATCGGCATGAAAACCGGCACCGGCGAACACCGCGACACGCTCGGGCGGCTCTATACCTATGTCACCGAAACCGAGCTTGCCGGCCTTCTGCGCGCGGCGGGCCTGCACCCGGTCGAGACGCGCACCGGCGCCGATACCGGCCTTGACGGGTCGGTGGCGGAATGGGTCACGATCCTTGCAAGAAAGCCCGCCGATGACTGA